Proteins from a genomic interval of Treponema brennaborense DSM 12168:
- a CDS encoding energy-coupling factor ABC transporter ATP-binding protein produces MTRMATHDTDCGQPVIALDNITKRFRMQKSELAPDGTYTALDGVSFCVRQGECAVIGGANGSGKSLLMSIIAGLTEPTAGVVRVSQRVGLVFQDADTQILGETPREDVAFGPANLKLPKELIARRVQDALAAVELTEKADFPARTLSGGEKRRLAAAGILAVDAPVFIFDEPYANLDYAGVKQVNALITALKRDGKTVLILTHELEKCLALAERFLVLHRGTLVFDGTPEEGLAQPLESWSIRNPLHSYARLQDLLWN; encoded by the coding sequence ATGACGCGCATGGCGACACACGATACGGACTGCGGGCAACCGGTCATTGCGCTGGACAATATAACCAAGCGCTTCAGAATGCAAAAATCCGAACTCGCGCCCGACGGAACGTACACCGCGCTCGACGGCGTGTCTTTCTGCGTCCGGCAGGGAGAATGCGCCGTGATCGGAGGCGCGAACGGTTCGGGAAAAAGTCTGCTCATGTCCATCATCGCAGGACTTACCGAACCGACGGCCGGCGTCGTGCGCGTTTCGCAGCGAGTCGGCTTGGTGTTTCAGGATGCGGACACCCAGATTTTAGGCGAAACGCCGCGCGAAGACGTCGCCTTCGGACCGGCAAATCTGAAACTGCCGAAAGAACTGATCGCGCGCCGCGTGCAGGACGCGCTCGCGGCGGTCGAACTGACCGAAAAAGCCGATTTTCCGGCCCGCACGCTGTCGGGCGGAGAAAAACGGCGGCTCGCCGCGGCCGGAATTCTTGCCGTGGACGCGCCGGTGTTCATATTCGACGAACCGTACGCGAACCTCGATTACGCCGGCGTAAAGCAGGTGAACGCCTTGATAACGGCGCTCAAACGGGACGGCAAAACGGTTCTGATACTGACGCACGAACTCGAAAAATGCCTCGCGCTCGCCGAACGATTTCTTGTTCTGCACCGGGGAACGCTCGTATTCGACGGAACGCCGGAAGAAGGCCTGGCGCAGCCGCTTGAATCGTGGAGTATCAGAAATCCGCTGCACTCGTACGCCCGCCTGCAGGATTTGCTATGGAACTGA
- a CDS encoding biotin transporter BioY produces the protein MTVNSRRSVFVAMYAAIICVGCFIAVPVGAIPIVLQNMLAVMAGALFGLPQGAAAVGLFLAAGALGVPVFSGGKGGFAVLAGPTGGFLIGYFIGALVCGLIAGRPAADEKPFTVKNIVKLSLAGLAGFAVVYVPGILQFMHVTSKPLATALAACVVPFLPGDAVKLIIMVPLAAKLRPVAARFMNPDAE, from the coding sequence ATGACCGTCAATTCTCGCCGTTCCGTTTTCGTTGCAATGTACGCAGCCATCATCTGCGTCGGCTGCTTTATCGCCGTTCCGGTCGGAGCGATTCCGATCGTGCTGCAGAACATGCTCGCCGTTATGGCGGGCGCGCTGTTCGGACTGCCGCAGGGTGCGGCGGCAGTCGGTCTGTTTTTGGCCGCGGGCGCGTTGGGCGTACCGGTATTTTCAGGCGGCAAAGGCGGCTTCGCCGTATTGGCCGGTCCCACCGGCGGCTTTCTGATAGGTTATTTTATCGGGGCGCTCGTCTGCGGTCTGATCGCCGGACGCCCGGCAGCGGATGAAAAGCCGTTTACGGTAAAAAATATCGTAAAACTATCGCTTGCGGGACTCGCCGGCTTTGCCGTCGTCTACGTACCCGGAATTCTGCAATTCATGCACGTTACCTCAAAACCGCTCGCTACCGCACTTGCCGCCTGCGTCGTTCCGTTTTTGCCCGGAGACGCGGTAAAACTGATCATCATGGTTCCGCTCGCCGCAAAACTGCGTCCCGTAGCGGCGCGCTTTATGAATCCCGACGCGGAATGA
- the lnt gene encoding apolipoprotein N-acyltransferase, translated as MRRILQVFYVIFSAIISALAIQNEILPFGSPFLGLFALVPLYLTLASAQSYAEAALLTGFQTGLVHVFSSFWLGNFKDFALFTLGASALATAVIGAVFGCYLYLPFAQSGRKKRNGYEAPTQPLPQRTAALTRRVLLFAAVWTVYEWAKSTGFLAYPWGTLVMTAYRWPLITQIAAITGTWGISFLFSLFAAVVAEGLVLLPLVPYFRRGGGGEEAAYARCGALCIVLFAVTVLYGAVAYTAERVPVKTMRTVMVQQNADSWETGGDAQAVVVSSELTEAAISEGLARTGTRPDLVVWSESVLSYAFPEAESYYRSRPAEMPLVPFIRQTGVPFVIGGPVTADYEKRQYHNSALYFDKDGNYRGYYAKMQLVPFAEVIPGAQYEWVHVLLDKIIGFSSGWTPGTELTLFTVPLPDSQTVKISLPICFEDAFPPVCRALYEAGSEVFVNITNDSWSKTDSAEYQHFVIASYRAIEYRTTLLRSTNSGYSVVVDPAGRILADMPLFETASIYTEVPVYERTQTPYALLGDWVPALCALAYAVNLVLGRTRRADNRKKRPEKCAIPLDQSDINC; from the coding sequence ATGAGAAGAATTTTACAAGTTTTTTATGTGATTTTTTCGGCAATTATTTCCGCACTGGCGATTCAGAACGAAATTTTGCCGTTCGGCTCGCCTTTTTTGGGATTATTCGCACTGGTTCCGCTGTATTTGACGCTCGCTTCCGCACAGTCGTACGCAGAAGCGGCACTGCTTACCGGTTTTCAGACGGGACTCGTGCACGTGTTTTCAAGTTTCTGGCTCGGTAATTTCAAAGATTTTGCACTATTCACGCTCGGTGCGTCCGCGCTCGCGACGGCGGTCATCGGCGCCGTGTTCGGCTGTTACCTGTATCTGCCGTTCGCGCAGTCCGGCCGTAAAAAGCGTAACGGATACGAAGCGCCGACGCAGCCGCTTCCGCAGCGGACGGCGGCGCTCACCCGCCGCGTTTTATTGTTCGCAGCCGTTTGGACGGTGTACGAATGGGCCAAATCGACCGGATTTCTGGCGTACCCCTGGGGAACGCTCGTCATGACCGCATACCGGTGGCCGCTGATCACGCAGATCGCGGCGATAACCGGAACCTGGGGCATTTCGTTTCTGTTCTCCCTGTTTGCGGCAGTCGTAGCCGAAGGGCTCGTCCTGCTCCCGCTCGTTCCGTACTTTCGGCGCGGCGGCGGAGGTGAAGAAGCCGCGTACGCCCGCTGCGGCGCGCTCTGCATCGTATTGTTCGCCGTAACGGTGCTGTACGGCGCCGTCGCCTACACGGCGGAACGGGTGCCGGTCAAAACGATGCGCACCGTCATGGTTCAGCAGAACGCGGACTCGTGGGAAACCGGCGGCGACGCGCAAGCTGTCGTCGTGTCGAGCGAATTGACCGAAGCGGCGATCAGCGAAGGACTTGCACGAACCGGAACCCGGCCCGACTTGGTCGTCTGGAGCGAATCGGTCCTGTCGTATGCGTTCCCCGAAGCCGAATCCTATTACCGGTCGAGACCGGCCGAAATGCCGCTCGTTCCGTTTATCCGGCAGACCGGCGTTCCGTTCGTCATAGGAGGCCCGGTTACCGCCGACTACGAAAAACGGCAATACCATAATTCCGCACTGTATTTTGACAAAGACGGCAACTATCGCGGTTATTACGCAAAAATGCAGCTCGTACCGTTTGCGGAAGTCATTCCCGGCGCGCAGTACGAATGGGTACACGTCCTGCTTGATAAAATCATCGGTTTTTCAAGCGGCTGGACGCCGGGCACGGAGCTGACGCTCTTCACCGTTCCGCTGCCGGACTCGCAAACGGTGAAAATCAGTCTGCCCATCTGTTTTGAAGATGCGTTTCCGCCGGTCTGCCGCGCGCTCTATGAAGCCGGCAGCGAAGTGTTCGTCAACATCACGAACGATTCATGGTCAAAAACCGATTCCGCCGAATATCAGCATTTCGTGATCGCTTCGTATCGGGCCATCGAATATCGCACCACCCTGCTGAGGTCGACCAATTCGGGATACTCCGTCGTGGTCGATCCTGCCGGACGGATTCTGGCGGATATGCCGCTGTTCGAGACCGCGTCGATCTATACCGAAGTACCCGTGTACGAGCGTACGCAGACGCCGTACGCGCTGCTGGGAGACTGGGTGCCGGCACTCTGCGCTCTGGCGTATGCGGTGAATCTGGTACTCGGACGGACAAGGCGCGCGGATAACCGCAAAAAGCGGCCGGAAAAGTGTGCGATTCCTCTTGACCAATCGGATATTAATTGTTAA
- a CDS encoding galactokinase: MIEVINAHLQEYGQRPDVLVCAPGRFHLIGEHSWFCKDKTLSMAVDLPVYIGISLRNDSAVRFHFVQLDERKRANLSSLKFRKEDRWANPIKAMIYGFTSGGFSVGGMNVTVWTDILPSAGFGITTAIKTASAYGMRELFSVPCSDAQLLQVIERGNKLFLGVGNYTADIFSAMYAEPDSCVLTDHSRNSYELLPFAFEDTVVLLTDARVPRISVWDETTLHEPGNVLLLGELKERRHNVHGGWQYEDSPTEINEVLAVVNEDMRRRLRCIMLEHQYVLDAADGLRHGDFARFCKAVSRSHDAMRDLYLLSCPEIDWLVKRVQNFDMTSVRNPNGCSRITGKGFGRCTYTILKTADVEPYKQKLVEYERIFGFHPSCYSVKPARGVHLVRE, encoded by the coding sequence ATGATAGAAGTAATAAACGCCCATTTACAAGAATACGGACAACGGCCGGACGTACTGGTATGTGCTCCCGGACGTTTTCATTTGATCGGTGAACATTCGTGGTTTTGCAAAGACAAGACATTATCCATGGCGGTCGACCTGCCGGTCTATATCGGAATTTCGCTGCGGAACGATTCGGCGGTGCGTTTCCATTTCGTTCAGCTGGATGAACGAAAACGTGCCAACCTTTCGAGCCTCAAGTTCCGCAAGGAAGACCGCTGGGCCAATCCGATCAAAGCCATGATATACGGTTTTACGTCGGGCGGTTTCAGTGTCGGCGGAATGAACGTAACCGTGTGGACCGATATTCTGCCTTCCGCCGGATTCGGCATTACGACGGCGATAAAGACGGCGTCCGCGTACGGTATGCGGGAATTGTTTTCGGTACCGTGTTCCGACGCGCAGCTGCTGCAGGTGATAGAGCGCGGAAATAAACTGTTTTTGGGCGTCGGCAATTATACGGCGGATATATTTTCGGCAATGTACGCGGAACCGGATTCGTGCGTACTGACGGATCATTCCCGGAATTCGTACGAACTGCTGCCGTTCGCGTTTGAAGATACGGTCGTCTTGCTGACCGACGCACGCGTTCCGCGTATTTCCGTGTGGGACGAAACGACGTTGCACGAACCGGGAAACGTGCTGCTGCTCGGAGAACTGAAAGAGCGCCGGCACAACGTGCACGGCGGCTGGCAATACGAAGATTCGCCGACGGAAATAAACGAAGTGCTGGCCGTGGTCAACGAAGACATGCGCCGGCGGCTGCGCTGCATCATGCTCGAACATCAATATGTGCTCGACGCGGCGGACGGGCTGCGGCACGGTGATTTCGCGCGGTTCTGCAAAGCGGTGAGCCGTTCTCACGACGCGATGCGCGACTTGTACCTGCTGTCTTGTCCCGAAATCGACTGGCTGGTAAAACGCGTGCAGAATTTCGACATGACTTCGGTGCGCAATCCGAACGGCTGTTCCCGCATCACGGGCAAGGGGTTCGGGCGCTGCACGTATACGATTTTGAAAACGGCGGACGTTGAACCGTATAAACAGAAACTGGTCGAATACGAACGGATATTCGGTTTCCATCCGTCCTGCTACAGCGTAAAGCCGGCGCGCGGCGTTCATCTGGTACGGGAATGA
- the surE gene encoding 5'/3'-nucleotidase SurE, with the protein MRFLLTNDDGIDGEGMHLLADMLQKKHEVWIVAPDKNRSAVSHGITMTVPLRLSRRGERCFTCSGVPVDCVINGLKAVLPSAPDAVISGINRGANIGTDVLYSGTCAAARQAALYGIPGIAFSIESEDGVWRYGALADFARKNIEKLVSLCEPDVFLNINALSADSYAGYQMTRLSRREYGDSVRLYHAPDGHSYSFFEGGRIATAGGSGFDFDAVRDGYISVSRVRAQPADAGFGAAADPDFLL; encoded by the coding sequence ATGCGGTTTTTACTGACGAACGACGACGGGATAGACGGCGAAGGAATGCATCTGCTTGCCGACATGCTGCAGAAGAAACACGAAGTCTGGATCGTAGCGCCGGATAAAAACCGTTCGGCGGTGTCCCACGGTATCACGATGACCGTCCCGCTCAGACTGAGCCGCCGCGGTGAACGGTGTTTTACCTGTTCGGGCGTTCCGGTCGACTGCGTTATCAACGGTCTGAAAGCCGTGCTGCCGTCGGCGCCGGACGCGGTCATTTCCGGAATAAACCGAGGCGCGAACATCGGTACCGACGTACTGTACTCCGGTACGTGCGCCGCCGCCCGCCAAGCCGCTTTGTACGGCATTCCGGGCATCGCGTTCAGCATCGAATCGGAGGACGGCGTGTGGCGCTACGGAGCGCTCGCGGATTTTGCCCGCAAAAATATCGAAAAACTCGTTTCCTTGTGCGAACCGGATGTGTTTTTAAATATAAACGCGTTGTCCGCCGATTCGTACGCCGGATACCAAATGACGCGTCTTTCCCGCCGCGAATACGGCGATTCGGTGCGGCTGTATCACGCTCCCGACGGCCATTCGTATTCGTTTTTCGAGGGAGGGCGGATCGCGACCGCCGGAGGCAGCGGTTTCGATTTCGACGCGGTGCGCGACGGCTATATTTCCGTCAGCCGCGTACGTGCGCAGCCTGCGGACGCGGGATTCGGTGCCGCAGCGGATCCGGATTTTTTACTGTAA
- a CDS encoding tetratricopeptide repeat protein, with product MGGKTADEGIALYRAGNYAESLTYFLSLPAAAGGDAESAYFIGLSYMKLKRYEDALLYLEQVVTSAGSDDSRTRERSLQCRLVLAVIYSLTGRSRLADFELKNLEGTGYRPSYVNAALAYVAWEQSKFDECIAYYEKALELEPENGTALNGLGYVLACTEKDLTRALTLCKRALGFMPESAACLDSVGWVYYKLGLLKEAEIHLRKARERCAGNPEIAEHLKIVQEAAAGAGGGMNK from the coding sequence ATGGGTGGAAAAACAGCCGACGAAGGAATCGCGCTTTATCGCGCCGGTAACTATGCGGAATCGCTGACGTATTTTCTGTCGCTGCCCGCCGCCGCGGGGGGTGATGCCGAAAGCGCGTATTTTATCGGCCTTTCGTATATGAAACTGAAACGCTATGAAGACGCGCTGCTGTACTTGGAGCAGGTCGTTACGTCGGCGGGTTCAGACGATTCGCGGACGCGCGAACGTTCGCTGCAGTGCCGACTGGTGCTCGCCGTCATTTACAGCCTGACCGGACGCAGCCGGCTCGCCGATTTTGAACTGAAAAATTTGGAAGGAACCGGATACCGTCCTTCATACGTGAACGCCGCGCTCGCCTACGTCGCGTGGGAACAGAGTAAATTCGACGAATGCATTGCGTATTATGAAAAAGCGCTGGAATTGGAACCTGAAAACGGTACGGCGCTGAACGGACTGGGCTACGTGCTCGCCTGTACGGAAAAGGATCTGACGCGCGCGCTGACGCTGTGCAAACGGGCGCTCGGTTTCATGCCCGAATCGGCGGCGTGTCTGGATTCGGTCGGCTGGGTGTATTACAAACTCGGACTGCTGAAAGAAGCGGAAATACATCTGCGGAAAGCACGCGAACGGTGTGCCGGCAATCCCGAAATAGCCGAGCATCTGAAGATCGTTCAGGAAGCCGCAGCCGGTGCGGGCGGAGGCATGAACAAATGA
- a CDS encoding NHL repeat-containing protein: MKKTIFRTGAVCALLWGAVCAFPAGFESVSVKNADSLSAEQEFRRGVQAYYRGSFNDAILLFEKALSYLPSENLILDWLGKAYYRAGMEGTALQQWQFALDAGYGGLLLANKIEIVRDRRVTGIPEISSLKYTEAGSFPGSYGDTLLFSKPVSVLPNPDGTSWVLAYGSNELLRLDVNGTIISRSRGPLVGFDRPMDIVRQRDGTLLVCESAGDRVSVLDENGNFVKSFGSKGIGVGQFVGPQYLAVDDAGNVYVSDFGNARVDVFDAGGTGLFHFGTKSADFAGFKAPAGIAVSDGVVYVADAGTGGVYSFDRSGNYLGIAVPEKTFVRPEALKFSGPYLLVCDSNRICSIDLVTGAVFENARTGNSPSRVTCAGSDRNGNVLVADFTANEIYVMSKMTELVGGLFVQIERVVSDAFPNVTLEVKVENRSRQPVVGLKAENFYITENKRPVLNQKLEGAASNNDTCDVTVLIDRSYDTSSYAEALQTAVTDIAAAMNGRGTLRLVSAGSIPAVEYGGSPARLGQFTPEALQVKPSASVATDLAIRLAANDLINAEKKRAIVYVTGASAVTASAFDRYGLTDLTSFLNNNSISFYTVNLSQQALPPEIAFITESTNGDERYVYRPEGLAGIVRDLLELPNGMYRLSYTSSLPTNFGREYLPVELESYLLNRSGRDETGYFAPLQ; the protein is encoded by the coding sequence ATGAAAAAAACGATATTCCGAACGGGCGCCGTCTGCGCGTTGTTGTGGGGCGCCGTCTGTGCGTTTCCGGCAGGTTTTGAATCGGTTTCCGTGAAAAACGCCGATTCGCTGTCAGCCGAGCAGGAATTCCGGCGCGGCGTACAAGCGTATTACCGCGGTTCGTTTAACGACGCGATATTGCTGTTTGAAAAAGCGCTGTCGTATCTGCCCTCCGAAAACCTGATACTCGACTGGCTGGGCAAGGCGTATTACCGCGCCGGAATGGAAGGCACCGCGCTGCAGCAGTGGCAGTTCGCGCTGGACGCCGGATACGGCGGACTGCTGCTCGCGAATAAAATCGAAATCGTGCGCGACCGGCGCGTTACCGGAATTCCCGAAATCTCGTCCTTGAAATATACCGAAGCGGGCAGTTTTCCCGGAAGTTACGGCGACACGCTGCTGTTCAGCAAACCGGTGTCCGTTTTGCCGAACCCGGACGGTACGAGCTGGGTGCTCGCGTACGGCTCGAACGAACTGCTCCGGCTGGACGTGAACGGCACGATTATTTCGCGCAGCAGGGGACCGCTCGTCGGCTTCGACCGGCCGATGGATATCGTGCGTCAGCGCGACGGCACGCTGCTCGTCTGCGAATCCGCGGGCGACCGCGTTTCCGTTCTGGATGAAAACGGAAATTTCGTAAAATCGTTCGGTTCCAAGGGAATCGGCGTCGGTCAGTTCGTCGGACCGCAGTATCTGGCCGTGGACGACGCGGGCAACGTGTACGTGTCCGATTTCGGAAACGCGCGCGTCGACGTGTTCGACGCCGGGGGAACCGGATTGTTCCATTTCGGAACGAAGTCGGCCGATTTTGCCGGATTCAAGGCGCCGGCCGGCATCGCTGTGAGCGACGGCGTCGTGTACGTGGCGGACGCGGGAACGGGCGGGGTGTATTCGTTCGACCGTTCGGGCAATTATCTGGGAATCGCCGTTCCCGAAAAAACGTTCGTTCGGCCGGAAGCGCTGAAATTCAGCGGTCCGTATCTGCTCGTGTGCGATTCCAACCGGATTTGTTCGATCGATTTGGTTACCGGCGCGGTGTTTGAAAACGCCCGAACCGGCAATTCGCCTTCACGCGTGACGTGTGCGGGGAGCGACCGCAACGGAAACGTGCTCGTTGCCGATTTTACGGCGAACGAAATTTACGTGATGTCGAAAATGACCGAACTGGTCGGCGGACTGTTCGTGCAGATCGAACGGGTCGTATCCGACGCGTTTCCGAACGTGACACTTGAAGTCAAAGTTGAAAACCGCAGCCGTCAGCCGGTCGTCGGTTTAAAGGCCGAAAATTTTTACATAACGGAAAACAAACGGCCGGTGCTGAACCAAAAGCTTGAAGGCGCCGCCTCGAACAACGATACGTGCGACGTTACCGTGCTGATAGACCGCTCGTACGATACGTCTTCGTACGCCGAAGCGCTGCAGACTGCAGTAACCGACATCGCCGCGGCCATGAACGGGCGCGGCACGCTGCGGCTGGTGTCGGCCGGCAGTATTCCCGCCGTCGAGTACGGCGGATCTCCTGCGCGGCTGGGGCAATTTACCCCCGAAGCGCTGCAGGTGAAGCCTTCGGCTTCCGTCGCGACCGATCTGGCGATCCGGCTTGCGGCGAACGATCTGATCAACGCGGAAAAAAAACGTGCGATCGTGTACGTTACGGGCGCTTCGGCGGTAACGGCATCCGCGTTCGACCGGTACGGTCTTACCGACCTGACTTCGTTTTTGAACAACAATTCTATCTCTTTTTACACGGTCAATCTGTCGCAGCAGGCGCTGCCGCCGGAGATCGCGTTTATCACCGAAAGTACGAACGGAGACGAACGCTACGTGTACCGGCCGGAAGGTCTTGCCGGCATCGTGCGGGATTTACTCGAATTGCCGAACGGTATGTACCGGCTTTCGTATACGTCGTCCCTGCCGACGAATTTCGGGCGGGAATATCTGCCGGTCGAACTCGAATCGTATCTGCTGAACCGTTCCGGACGGGACGAGACGGGGTATTTCGCGCCGCTGCAATAA